One segment of Rhipicephalus sanguineus isolate Rsan-2018 chromosome 6, BIME_Rsan_1.4, whole genome shotgun sequence DNA contains the following:
- the LOC119396183 gene encoding toll-like receptor Tollo encodes MVWSVLLLGVLVGQAWAAHYVSADDCDWRTGPASPEVALRCRLQALRTGPDSTNFSLIQPDHTTSLTVLCSALFTESHLGNATFSSLRSLRALHLEQCKISEVPERAFAGLTELRNLTVRTYNGDWGALSLALAPRALEGLSLLQRLDLGHNNMVALPPTGLCSLRQLRSLNLTHNALETVAGLGCLGALSELDMSHNRLRQLDDGVLAALGSLRSLRLRHNRLDRLAPAALAGLAQLQLLDLSHNQLSGGLPPGLLGGTDLRELYLQNNTLSLLSPRTFSGLEQLVILNLSRNHLSSDGITHDTFADLIRLVILDLSRNQLRQVNGSTFQSQYSLQILHLEHNLIENVDDNAFSSLYNLHTLMLSDNRLSHLSVFTLNGLYVLINLALDHNRLENIHLDGFRNCSSLQDLQLSSNSLSNIPDALQYLHYLISLDLSDNRIASVSNATLSGMPNLHILRLAGNRIGNMTKGTFQSLHSLRRLDLSNNQIASLEHGIFDDASALNVILLNDNLLEDINGLFMNLAHLRLLNVSCNSIAWFDYALVPRQLKHLDIHQNYIEALGNYYELEDKMHLKILDASSNHIREINAGSFPNQIEMINLSNNRISIIHPFTFMIKHNLTKVNLTQNRLQNLDINAFRLKPTKSALPEFWIAENIYFCDCSMEWLQRINSLDGQYPQVMDLAKVVCQMPFGRRRPRLLLTEANSSDFLCKYKSHCFALCHCCEFDACDCEMVCPENCTCYSDQTWNSNIVDCSFTAHSTIPARIPMDVTELYLDGNDMTHLSSHSFIGRKNLKALYLNNSNIQSLHNRTFNGLVGLQVLHLDHNKITVLLGHEFENLTSLRELHLSHNRLSSLSNRTFAALRSLEVLRLDNNYLLEFPVWQLRANAVLRHVQLGHNPWSCGCAFLSRFQAWARGSPLRDAASVRCGRRGPFLLEFDASSCGGANGTGWAEAPAAGAQEPHQLPPGLVPLLIAAPSALVLVLLGAVLAACYRRQLKLWLHSRCGLRLFDRASESPERLFDAFVAYCPKDEPFVSQVLAAELETCSGGGKRRPLRLCLRHRDLAVPGCVAEAAVVEAVQCSHRTVVVVSEQFLRSEWCRFELKAAQASSVRRLIAVLLDDAGQDQWDVEARQCLRSALILRWGERRFWQKLRYALPDPQKGPPQRGGPPEPVARASAVKLV; translated from the coding sequence ATGGTGTGGAGTGTGCTGCTCCTAGGCGTGCTTGTGGGCCAGGCCTGGGCGGCGCACTATGTGTCGGCCGACGACTGTGACTGGCGCACGGGCCCGGCTTCCCCCGAAGTGGCCCTGCGGTGTCGTTTGCAAGCTCTTCGCACTGGCCCCGACAGCACAAACTTCAGCCTCATCCAGCCTGACCACACAACTAGCCTCACAGTGTTGTGCAGTGCCCTGTTCACCGAGAGCCACCTTGGCAATGCAACATTCAGCAGCTTGCGTTCCCTGCGGGCCCTGCACCTGGAACAGTGCAAGATATCCGAGGTGCCCGAGAGAGCGTTTGCGGGACTGACTGAGTTGCGAAACTTAACTGTGCGGACTTACAATGGGGACTGGGGGGCGCTGTCCTTGGCGCTGGCGCCGCGGGCCTTGGAGGGCCTCAGTCTTCTACAGCGGCTGGACCTTGGTCACAACAACATGGTCGCACTGCCACCAACGGGCCTGTGCAGTCTACGGCAGCTACGCTCGCTCAACCTGACGCACAATGCTCTCGAGACAGTGGCTGGACTGGGCTGCCTCGGTGCCCTTTCAGAGCTGGACATGTCGCACAACCGGTTGCGTCAACTGGACGACGGAGTCCTGGCCGCCCTAGGAAGTCTACGTTCCCTTCGGCTGCGCCACAACCGGCTGGACCGGCTGGCTCCCGCTGCCCTGGCAGGCTTGGCCCAATTGCAGCTTCTGGACCTTTCACACAACCAGCTGAGCGGTGGGCTGCCCCCAGGACTGCTTGGTGGCACAGATCTGCGAGAGCTCTATCTACAGAACAACACACTCAGCCTTTTATCACCACGTACGTTCTCTGGCCTTGAGCAGCTTGTCATCTTGAATTTGAGCCGAAATCATCTGTCCAGCGATGGCATCACGCATGACACATTTGCAGACCTCATCCGCCTCGTCATTTTGGACCTCAGCCGCAACCAGCTGCGGCAAGTGAACGGAAGCACATTCCAGTCCCAGTACAGCCTGCAGATTTTGCATCTGGAGCATAACTTGATTGAGAATGTTGATGACAATGCTTTCTCTTCACTGTATAACCTTCACACACTTATGTTGAGTGACAACAGGTTGAGCCATCTTAGTGTTTTCACGCTCAACGGCCTCTATGTGCTTATCAACCTGGCTCTGGACCACAATCGGCTGGAGAATATCCATTTAGATGGTTTTCGTAACTGCAGCAGCTTGCAAGACTTGCAGCTATCGTCCAACAGCTTGTCAAACATTCCGGATGCACTTCAGTACTTGCATTACCTCATCAGCCTTGACCTGTCAGACAACCGTATAGCAAGTGTATCTAATGCCACCCTGTCAGGAATGCCAAACCTACACATTTTACGTTTGGCTGGGAACCGCATAGGCAACATGACCAAAGGCACCTTTCAGTCACTGCATTCACTTCGAAGACTTGACTTATCCAACAACCAGATAGCTAGCCTGGAACATGGCATCTTTGATGATGCCTCAGCCCTGAATGTGATTTTACTAAATGACAATCTCCTTGAAGACATCAATGGGCTTTTTATGAACTTGGCACACTTGCGCTTACTCAATGTCTCATGCAATAGTATTGCATGGTTTGACTATGCTCTTGTGCCTCGGCAGCTGAAGCACTTGGACATTCACCAGAATTATATTGAGGCTCTAGGCAACTACTACGAGTTGGAGGACAAGATGCATCTGAAGATACTTGATGCGTCCAGCAATCACATTCGTGAAATCAATGCGGGTTCTTTTCCAAATCAAATTGAAATGATCAACCTTAGCAACAACCGCATCAGCATTATTCATCCCTTTACATTCATGATAAAACACAACTTGACCAAGGTAAACCTTACCCAGAATCGTCTACAGAACCTCGACATCAATGCATTCCGCCTAAAACCCACCAAGTCGGCCCTGCCAGAGTTTTGGATAGCCGAAAACATTTACTTTTGTGACTGCAGCATGGAATGGCTGCAGAGAATCAACAGCCTGGATGGTCAGTATCCTCAAGTAATGGACCTAGCCAAAGTTGTTTGCCAGATGCCATTTGGCCGGCGCCGACCTCGCTTGTTACTCACCGAAGCCAATTCGTCCGACTTTCTCTGCAAGTACAAAAGCCACTGTTTTGCATTGTGCCACTGCTGCGAGTTTGATGCCTGTGACTGTGAGATGGTCTGTCCCGAGAACTGCACCTGCTACTCAGACCAGACATGGAACAGCAACATTGTAGATTGCAGTTTCACTGCCCACAGCACCATTCCTGCACGCATTCCTATGGATGTGACTGAACTGTACTTAGATGGAAACGATATGACCCACCTCTCAAGTCACAGCTTCATCGGCCGCAAGAACCTGAAGGCCCTGTACCTCAACAACAGCAACATCCAGAGCCTCCACAACCGCACCTTCAATGGCCTTGTGGGTCTGCAGGTGTTACACCTTGACCACAACAAGATCACTGTGTTGCTGGGGCATGAGTTTGAGAACTTGACTAGCCTTCGTGAGCTGCACCTTTCGCACAACCGACTCTCGAGCCTCAGCAACCGGACATTTGCGGCGCTGCGGTCACTCGAGGTGTTACGTCTAGACAACAATTACCTGCTTGAGTTCCCAGTGTGGCAGCTGCGGGCCAACGCGGTGCTGCGCCACGTGCAGTTGGGCCACAATCCGTGGTCTTGTGGATGCGCCTTCCTGAGCCGCTTCCAGGCGTGGGCACGTGGCAGCCCTCTGCGGGATGCGGCCTCGGTGCGTTGCGGTCGTCGGGGCCCCTTCCTGCTCGAGTTTGACGCCTCGTCGTGTGGAGGGGCCAATGGCACGGGCTGGGCTGAGGCACCGGCGGCTGGCGCTCAGGAGCCGCACCAGCTGCCACCGGGCCTGGTGCCACTACTGATTGCGGCGCCCTCTGCTCTGGTCCTGGTCCTACTGGGTGCCGTCCTCGCAGCGTGCTACAGGCGCCAGCTGAAGCTGTGGCTGCACAGTCGCTGCGGCTTGCGTCTCTTCGACCGTGCCTCCGAGTCACCAGAGCGCCTGTTTGATGCCTTCGTCGCTTACTGCCCCAAGGATGAGCCGTTCGTGTCCCAGGTCCTGGCTGCTGAGCTGGAAACGTGCAGCGGCGGTGGAAAGCGGCGCCCACTGCGCCTGTGCCTGCGTCACCGCGATCTGGCCGTGCCGGGCTGTGTCGCGGAGGCAGCTGTCGTCGAGGCGGTGCAGTGCAGCCACCGAACAGTTGTGGTCGTCTCGGAACAGTTCCTGCGTAGCGAGTGGTGCCGCTTTGAGCTGAAGGCGGCGCAGGCGAGCAGCGTGCGCAGGCTCATTGCCGTGTTGTTGGACGACGCCGGACAGGACCAGTGGGATGTCGAGGCGCGCCAGTGCCTTCGCTCTGCGCTCATCCTGCGTTGGGGTGAACGTAGGTTCTGGCAGAAGCTGCGCTATGCGCTGCCAGACCCACAGAAGGGTCCTCCCCAGCGTGGCGGCCCCCCCGAGCCAGTGGCGCGTGCCAGTGCCGTCAAGCTGGTCTGA